Genomic DNA from Gossypium hirsutum isolate 1008001.06 chromosome A01, Gossypium_hirsutum_v2.1, whole genome shotgun sequence:
gtcagagTTTGATTTTCAGATTGCCTTTTCCCCCATTATTACCTTTCTATCCAAAAGACAGTACAATCATGCCAAAAGTTAGCAATCCATCTGTACTAGCTGAGGTCCACTGAGTCTGAGCAGAAGCAGCAGCATCTTTATCAATTATTATCACTTAAAGGTGGAGCGGGTGAGAACCAATAAATATTCACAACCAAGTTACCATTGTTATTGTCTTGGTGTTAGCATGGaatatattaagttttttttatttattattaaaataatatctcACATATGCTATCTATTAGGCACAAGATAATCCTTATCTCTCTTCTCCACCTTCACCCAGCTCCTTCAACTTGGGTAGCCATAGATTAAGTATTAAGAATATTGGATGCATAGTACTATATGATTCTCTTGTTGTGACTGGCTGAGTGGTTTCTGTTTGACAATATGGTGAAGAATGGTGGTTGTGCATTTGACTTCGAGACCCCAAAATCTCATTTACTTGCTACTACAGGAAGgactcttttcttctcttctctggTACTAGTGCTAGTATCTAGTTACAACAGCCATCCCTTCCTCTGTCTCACAATAATTTAAGtaaaagttttctttttcaaactctCTCTCTCTAATATATAGATTTCCATCTTCTGTACTTTAAATTCTGTCTCAAAAGGTTCACTTCTCCTTTTTGGCTCATACAATACAAGGTCACTAACAGCTactaaaagatataaatatttttggtgcaatgaatagttttgttttatttttgagtaatttttttgggggggggggttgaTGTGCTATTGCCATGGTTTTGGGGTAGAGTCTAGGTGGGTTGATTAAATGCAATTCAATGTTTGGTGTCTTTCAAATAAAGATGGAGGAATGGTTGATTTGTGATCCAGGTTTCTTCTCTGCTTGCAGATAAGTTCCAGGCAAGGTGTTTGATTCATTGTTGAAAAGAGATGAGGGGTGATGCTCTTGTAGCCATTGCTGCTACAATTGGTAACTTTTTGCAGGGATGGGATAATGCTACCATTGCTGGTACTTCCTTCTTTCACATTGATATTTGTTACCTGTTTATTTCTTCTCAGCATCATGGTGTTTCCATGCTTCCAACAAACATCTTGTACTTGTTTTATTCATTTGTGCTTTCAGGAGCAATTGTGTACATTAAGAATGACCTCGATCTAGGAACTAGCGTTGAAGGTCTAGTGGTGGCTATGTCACTGATAGGAGCAACAGCTATTACAACATGCTCAGGAGCTATATCAGATTGGCTTGGTCGGCGTCCAATGCTGATAATGTCTTCAATGCTTTATTTTGTCAGTGGTTTGGTAATGTTGTGGTCACCTAATGTCTATATTTTGTGCCTAGCCAGGCTATTAGATGGATTTGGAATTGGTTTAGCCGTGACTCTTGTCCCAGTCTATATATCTGAGACTGCCCCATCTGAGATAAGGGGATTGTTAAATACGTTACCACAATTCACTGGTTCCGGGGGAATGTTTCTATCTTATTGTATGGTTTTTGGGATGTCATTGATGGACTCACCAAGTTGGAGGTTGATGCTTGGGGTTCTATCCATCCCGTCTCTCCTCTATTTTGCCTTTACGGTTTTTTATTTGCCCGAATCTCCTCGGTGGCTTGTGAGTAAAGGAAGAATGCTTGAAGCTAAACAGGTTCTTCAGAGATTACGTGGCAGGGAAGATgtttcaggtttttttttttccttatttttctcccCTTTCCTTTGAACATGTTGAAAATATAGGGGACTTGGCCGTTGAATGGTTAGATACACTACTAGGAGCTAATAGTATAACTTGTTTGCTTGCTCTACTGGATCCACTGAGAGGTGTTACATAAATCATGAATGAGCATAAGCTCCATttgttatttatctttttattcaTTAAGATCTAAACAAAAAGGCATGATGCATGCACGTAGGTCATCGGAAACTTGAACAGGTCTGATTTATATATTGGTAGACTATACAAGGGATTGGAAAGTTAGTTGGTTTTATCTGTATTTTTGGGAAAGGTTTCTAACCTTGGGGTGTTCACATCAATATAATACTTTTTGAGTGCTTTTCTCCTAATTTTGTTGGCATCCTTTTCATGAGTATTAGTGAGGTAGGCATCATGTGCAGAATAGATGTTGGGGGCAAGAAAGAGAGGAAAATCTTCTCCATTCCTGTCTATTAAGCCCTTTCACGGCACGCACTTGCCTAATCTTTATACCTGATAAGTAATAACAAAGAAGCCTTCATAGCATTTCTTTTTTGGTTTATTGAAAATGACAGAAATTCCTGTGTCCTCCTATTTAACTCGTTTTAGACTAATTGAAGGTGTGGAGCTTACTGAGACTTCTTTGATCTACAGGAGAGATGGCTTTGCTGGTTGAGGGCCTTGGCATTGGAGGTGAAACCTCTATAGAAGAGTACATAATAGGTCCAGCTGATGAACTTGATGAAAGTCAGGAACCCGGTGCTGATAAAGACAAAATCAGACTATATGGACCGGAAGAGGGCCTGTCTTGGGTTGCCAAGCCTGTCGCTGGACAAAGCATTCTTAGTATTGCCTCTCGCCCCGGAAGCATGGTGAACCAAAGTATACCCCTTATGGACCCTCTTGTGACATTATTTGGTAGTGTTCATGAAAAGCTTCCCGAGACAGGGAGCACGCGTAGTATGCTTTTTCCGAATTTTGGAAGCATGTTTAGTACAGCAGAGCCTCATGCTAGAAATGAACAATGGGATGAGGAGAGCCTGCAGAGAGAAGGTGAGGACTATGCATCAGATGCTGCAGGAGGAGACTCGGATGACAATTTGCATAGCCCATTAATCTCACGTCAAACAACAAGCTTGGAAAAGGACATGATTCCCCCAGCTTCCCATATCAGTTCTCTAAGCATGAGACGCCATAGCACTCTTGTGCAAGATGGTACAGAATCAGTTGGTGGTACAGGGATTGGAGGTGGTTGGCAGTTGGCATGGAAATGGTCTGAGCGAGAAGGTGAGGATGGAAAGAAGGAAGGAGGGTTTAAAAGGATTTATTTGCATGAGGAGGGAATCCCGGGATCTCGACGTGGCTCTCTTGTATCACTTCCAGGTAATGATATGCCTGCAGAAGGTGAGTTTATCCAGGCAGCTGCACTAGTGAGCCAACCTGCTCTTTATTCCAAGGAGCTTATGGATCAGCATCCTGTTGGACCAGCAATGGTTCATCCAGCTGAAACTGTCTCAGAAGGACCAGTTTGGACTGCTCTCCTTGACCCGGGAGTCAAACGTGCTTTATTAGTTGGGATTGGGATTCAGATTCTTCAGCAGGTACTCAGCAGTTATATTTTTGGACTTCATTTTCTCTACAAAGTTTATAGATTTTAAATAGCAGTGGCAGCTTGTTACATAACAATGTTTGTGAATTTGTACTTCAAACAGAGAAGTTTGAATCTTGTATTTATCAGTTGAGGCTAATTGCATTATGATTCCCATGGTAAGTTAAAATAATTTTCGAAACTCGCATGTAGTTTTCCGGCATTAATGGAGTTCTCTACTACACTCCTCAAATTCTTGAAGAGGCAGGTGTTGAAGTGCTTCTTTCAAACTTGGGCCTTGGTTCAGATTCTGCATCATTTCTTATTAGTGCATTTACAACCTTGCTGATGCTGCCCTGTATAGGTGTAGCCATGAAACTCATGGATATATCAGGCAGAAGGTAATCTCAGTTTCTCTTAATATTCTCCTTAACACCCCTTCTctttttttatccttaaaaatgGAAAGAAACTAATACTTGTATCGTTTGCAGGCGGCTGCTACTCACCACGATCCCGGTGCTTATAGTGTCACTGATCATTCT
This window encodes:
- the LOC107917877 gene encoding monosaccharide-sensing protein 2: MRGDALVAIAATIGNFLQGWDNATIAGAIVYIKNDLDLGTSVEGLVVAMSLIGATAITTCSGAISDWLGRRPMLIMSSMLYFVSGLVMLWSPNVYILCLARLLDGFGIGLAVTLVPVYISETAPSEIRGLLNTLPQFTGSGGMFLSYCMVFGMSLMDSPSWRLMLGVLSIPSLLYFAFTVFYLPESPRWLVSKGRMLEAKQVLQRLRGREDVSGEMALLVEGLGIGGETSIEEYIIGPADELDESQEPGADKDKIRLYGPEEGLSWVAKPVAGQSILSIASRPGSMVNQSIPLMDPLVTLFGSVHEKLPETGSTRSMLFPNFGSMFSTAEPHARNEQWDEESLQREGEDYASDAAGGDSDDNLHSPLISRQTTSLEKDMIPPASHISSLSMRRHSTLVQDGTESVGGTGIGGGWQLAWKWSEREGEDGKKEGGFKRIYLHEEGIPGSRRGSLVSLPGNDMPAEGEFIQAAALVSQPALYSKELMDQHPVGPAMVHPAETVSEGPVWTALLDPGVKRALLVGIGIQILQQFSGINGVLYYTPQILEEAGVEVLLSNLGLGSDSASFLISAFTTLLMLPCIGVAMKLMDISGRRRLLLTTIPVLIVSLIILVFSELVDLGTVVNAAISTACVIVYFCCFVMGYGPIPNILCSEIFPTRVRGLCIAICALVYWIGDIIVTYTLPVMLSSIGLAGIFGIYAVVCLISWVFVFLKVPETKGMPLEVITEFFAVGARQAGATKNE